One part of the Arabidopsis thaliana chromosome 1 sequence genome encodes these proteins:
- a CDS encoding Tetratricopeptide repeat (TPR)-like superfamily protein (Tetratricopeptide repeat (TPR)-like superfamily protein; INVOLVED IN: biological_process unknown; LOCATED IN: endomembrane system; EXPRESSED IN: leaf whorl, flower, seed; EXPRESSED DURING: petal differentiation and expansion stage, E expanded cotyledon stage; CONTAINS InterPro DOMAIN/s: Pentatricopeptide repeat (InterPro:IPR002885); BEST Arabidopsis thaliana protein match is: Tetratricopeptide repeat (TPR)-like superfamily protein (TAIR:AT2G29760.1); Has 36912 Blast hits to 14171 proteins in 263 species: Archae - 0; Bacteria - 21; Metazoa - 80; Fungi - 95; Plants - 36068; Viruses - 0; Other Eukaryotes - 648 (source: NCBI BLink).) encodes MTIAIHHCLSLLNSCKNLRALTQIHGLFIKYGVDTDSYFTGKLILHCAISISDALPYARRLLLCFPEPDAFMFNTLVRGYSESDEPHNSVAVFVEMMRKGFVFPDSFSFAFVIKAVENFRSLRTGFQMHCQALKHGLESHLFVGTTLIGMYGGCGCVEFARKVFDEMHQPNLVAWNAVITACFRGNDVAGAREIFDKMLVRNHTSWNVMLAGYIKAGELESAKRIFSEMPHRDDVSWSTMIVGIAHNGSFNESFLYFRELQRAGMSPNEVSLTGVLSACSQSGSFEFGKILHGFVEKAGYSWIVSVNNALIDMYSRCGNVPMARLVFEGMQEKRCIVSWTSMIAGLAMHGQGEEAVRLFNEMTAYGVTPDGISFISLLHACSHAGLIEEGEDYFSEMKRVYHIEPEIEHYGCMVDLYGRSGKLQKAYDFICQMPIPPTAIVWRTLLGACSSHGNIELAEQVKQRLNELDPNNSGDLVLLSNAYATAGKWKDVASIRKSMIVQRIKKTTAWSLVEVGKTMYKFTAGEKKKGIDIEAHEKLKEIILRLKDEAGYTPEVASALYDVEEEEKEDQVSKHSEKLALAFALARLSKGANIRIVKNLRICRDCHAVMKLTSKVYGVEILVRDRNRFHSFKDGSCSCRDYW; translated from the coding sequence ATGACTATAGCAATTCACCattgtctctctctccttAATAGCTGCAAGAACTTAAGAGCTTTAACACAAATACATGGCTTGTTTATTAAATACGGCGTCGACACTGATTCTTACTTCACTGGAAAACTTATCCTACATTGTGCGATTTCTATATCCGACGCTTTACCTTACGCTCGTCGtctcttgctctgttttcctGAACCTGATGCGTTTATGTTCAACACTCTCGTCCGAGGCTACTCTGAATCCGATGAGCCGCACAATTCCGTTGCGGTGTTTGTTGAAATGATGAGGAAAGGTTTCGTCTTTCCGGATAGTTTCTCCTTCGCGTTTGTCATCAAGGCGGTGGAGAATTTCCGGTCTTTAAGAACTGGGTTTCAGATGCATTGTCAAGCTTTAAAGCATGGGCTTGAGTCGCATTTGTTTGTTGGCACTACCTTGATTGGTATGTATGGGGGATGTGGGTGTGTTGAGTTTGCTCgcaaggtgttcgatgaaatgcaTCAACCGAATTTGGTTGCTTGGAATGCTGTGATCACCGCCTGTTTTAGGGGGAATGATGTTGCGGGAGCGAGGGAAATCTTCGATAAGATGCTGGTAAGGAATCACACGTCGTGGAACGTGATGCTTGCTGGGTACATTAAAGCTGGGGAGCTTGAGAGTGCTAAACGGATCTTCTCGGAAATGCCTCACAGAGATGATGTCTCCTGGAGTACTATGATTGTTGGTATTGCTCATAATGGAAGTTTCAATGAGTCTTTCTTGTACTTCAGGGAGTTACAACGAGCGGGAATGAGTCCAAATGAGGTAAGTCTGACCGGAGTTCTCTCTGCCTGTTCACAATCTGGGTCATTTGAGTTTGGGAAGATATTACACGGGTTTGTAGAGAAAGCAGGGTATAGTTGGATAGTTTCGGTGAACAATGCGCTTATTGATATGTATTCTAGGTGTGGTAATGTCCCAATGGCTAGGTTAGTCTTTGAAGGTATGCAAGAGAAGAGGTGTATTGTATCTTGGACATCAATGATAGCAGGCTTAGCTATGCATGgtcaaggagaagaagctgttAGACTATTCAATGAAATGACCGCGTATGGTGTTACACCAGACGGGATATCTTTCATTTCACTTTTGCATGCTTGCAGTCATGCTGGACTGattgaagaaggtgaagattACTTTTCTGAGATGAAGAGAGTTTACCACATCGAACCAGAAATTGAACACTATGGTTGCATGGTTGATTTATATGGCCGATCTGGAAAACTGCAAAAGGCTTATGATTTCATATGCCAAATGCCAATTCCGCCAACTGCCATAGTATGGCGGACTCTTCTCGGGGCTTGCAGTAGTCATGGGAATATCGAATTGGCAGAGCAAGTGAAACAAAGGCTTAATGAGCTTGACCCAAATAACTCAGGGGATCTTGTACTTCTGTCGAATGCTTATGCAACTGCAGGTAAATGGAAGGATGTTGCTTCTATCAGAAAGTCAATGATTGTCcagagaatcaagaagacaacTGCTTGGAGCTTGGTTGAAGTTGGCAAAACCATGTACAAGTTCACTGCAGGCGAGAAAAAGAAGGGAATCGATATAGAGGCTCACGAGAAGCTAAAAGAAATAATCTTGAGGCTTAAAGATGAAGCTGGATATACCCCAGAAGTAGCAAGTGCTTTATATGAtgtagaagaggaagaaaaggaGGATCAAGTGAGTAAACACAGTGAGAAGCTTGCACTTGCATTTGCTCTAGCTAGATTGTCCAAAGGAGCAAATATCAGGATAGTAAAGAATCTGAGAATTTGCAGAGATTGTCACGCTGTTATGAAGCTAACGTCGAAGGTTTATGGGGTAGAAATATTGGTCCGAGACAGAAATCGCTTTCATTCATTTAAGGACGGTTCTTGCTCATGCCGTGACTACTGGTAA
- a CDS encoding alpha/beta-Hydrolases superfamily protein (alpha/beta-Hydrolases superfamily protein; INVOLVED IN: biological_process unknown; LOCATED IN: chloroplast thylakoid membrane, chloroplast, chloroplast envelope; EXPRESSED IN: 24 plant structures; EXPRESSED DURING: 15 growth stages; Has 202 Blast hits to 202 proteins in 71 species: Archae - 28; Bacteria - 92; Metazoa - 0; Fungi - 0; Plants - 70; Viruses - 0; Other Eukaryotes - 12 (source: NCBI BLink).), which yields MAASAAFSISSPPFVPFTTKIRRPFLLLTPKYPKPVSVRASVSSISIDEKLPVQTKTSNWQWKFKGNSIGIYYEEHEREKCESAKNILMIPTISDVSTVEEWRSVAKDIVQRDGDVNWRATIVDWPGLGYSARPKMDYDTDVMEKFVVDFMNSPESPMSQSGNDDLVIIGGGHAATLALRATQRGLLKPSAIAAVAPTWAGPLPIVFGRDSSMVSRYGMLRGTLRAPGVGWMMYNMLVSNEKSIESQYKSHVYADQTNVTDAIIQSRYELTKQKGSRYVPAAFLTGLLDPVSSREEFLQLFADLEGKLPVMVMSTKGAPKRSKAEMEALRGAKGVSKFVEVEGALLPQEEYPSLVAQELYNFLQETFAKC from the exons ATGGCTGCTTCAGCTGCATTCTCCATTTCATCACCACCTTTTGTACCCTTTACCACCAAAATTCGCAGACCATTTCTCTTGCTTACTCCAAAATATCCCAAACCTGTTTCGGTGCGAGCTTCTGTGTCCTCGATCTCCATCGATGAAAAATTGCCAGTCCAAACAAAG ACAAGCAACTGGCAGTGGAAGTTCAAGGGCAATTCGATTGGTATATACTATGAAGAGCATGAGAGGGAGAAGTGTGAATCGGCTAAGAATATTCTAATGATACCAACAATTTCCGATGTTAGCACCGTTGAGGAGTGGAGATCTGTAGCTAAAGACATTGTGCAGCGCGATGGAGACGTCAACTGGCGAGCAACTATTGTAGATTGGCCCGGTCTTGGTTACTCTGCTAGGCCGAAGATGGATTATGACACAGATGTCATGGAGAAGTTTGTGGTCGACTTCATGAACTCACCTGAAAGCCCAATGAGCCAGTCAG GTAATGATGATTTAGTGATCATTGGAGGAGGGCATGCGGCAACACTAGCACTCCGTGCTACCCAACGTGGGCTACTAAAACCATCAGCTATTGCTGCTGTCGCACCTACATGGGCTGGACCTCTCCCTATTGTATTTGGCCGTGATTCTTCCATGGTGTCGAG GTATGGTATGCTAAGAGGAACTCTAAGAGCACCTGGAGTTGGTTGGATGATGTACAACATGTTGGTGAGCAACGAGAAGTCAATCGAGTCTCAGTACAAATCCCATGTTTATGCAGACCAAACCAACGTGACCGATGCCATAATCCAAAGCAGATACGAGTTAACAAAACAGAAGGGATCACGCTACGTCCCTGCAGCTTTTCTGACTGGTTTACTCGACCCGGTATCATCCCGGGAAGAATTTCTCCAACTGTTTGCTGATTTGGAAGGGAAATTACCGGTTATGGTTATGTCAACAAAAGGAGCTCCAAAAAGATCGAAAGCAGAAATGGAAGCATTAAGAGGAGCGAAAGGAGTAAGCAAATTCGTGGAAGTTGAAGGTGCACTCTTACCTCAAGAAGAGTATCCTTCTCTTGTTGCTCAAGAGCTCTACAACTTCTTGCAAGAGACTTTTGCTAAATGTTAG
- the MYB31 gene encoding myb domain protein 31 (myb domain protein 31 (MYB31); CONTAINS InterPro DOMAIN/s: SANT, DNA-binding (InterPro:IPR001005), Homeodomain-like (InterPro:IPR009057), Myb, DNA-binding (InterPro:IPR014778), HTH transcriptional regulator, Myb-type, DNA-binding (InterPro:IPR017930), Homeodomain-related (InterPro:IPR012287), Myb transcription factor (InterPro:IPR015495); BEST Arabidopsis thaliana protein match is: myb domain protein 96 (TAIR:AT5G62470.2); Has 9009 Blast hits to 8400 proteins in 544 species: Archae - 0; Bacteria - 6; Metazoa - 828; Fungi - 478; Plants - 5790; Viruses - 3; Other Eukaryotes - 1904 (source: NCBI BLink).), protein MGRPPCCEKIEVKKGPWTPEEDIILVSYIQQHGPGNWRSVPANTGLLRCSKSCRLRWTNYLRPGIKRGNFTQPEEKMIIHLQALLGNRWAAIASYLPQRTDNDIKNYWNTHLKKKLVMMKFQNGIINENKTNLATDISSCNNNNNGCNHNKRTTNKGQWEKKLQTDINMAKQALFQALSLDQPSSLIPPDPDSPKPHHHSTTTYASSTDNISKLLQNWTSSSSSKPNTSSVSNNRSSSPGEGGLFDHHSLFSSNSESGSVDEKLNLMSETSMFKGESKPDIDMEATPTTTTTDDQGSLSLIEKWLFDDQGLVQCDDSQEDLIDVSLEELK, encoded by the exons ATGGGTAGACCACCTTGTTGCGAGAAGATTGAGGTGAAGAAAGGACCATGGACTCCCGAAGAAGACATAATCTTGGTCTCTTATATCCAACAACACGGCCCTGGAAATTGGAGATCTGTCCCTGCAAACACCG GTTTGCTAAGGTGTAGCAAGAGTTGCAGACTTAGATGGACTAATTACCTTCGTCCCGGGATCAAACGAGGAAATTTCACTCAACCggaagagaagatgatcatCCACCTTCAAGCTCTTTTGGGAAATAG ATGGGCAGCTATAGCATCATATCTACCTCAGAGGACCGACAATGATATCAAGAACTACTGGAACACTCATCTTAAAAAGAAActagtgatgatgaagtttCAAAATGGTATCATcaacgaaaacaaaaccaatctgGCAACAGATATTTCGTCTTgtaataataacaacaatgGATGTAATCACAACAAAAGGACCACCAACAAAGGCCAATGGGAGAAAAAACTTCAAACAGACATCAACATGGCCAAACAAGCCTTATTCCAAGCCTTGTCACTTGACCAACCATCTTCATTGATCCCTCCCGATCCTGACTCACCAAAACCTCATCATCATTCTACCACCACTTATGCCTCAAGCACAGATAACATCTCTAAATTACTCCAGAACTGGACAAGCTCATCATCGTCAAAGCCTAACACTTCATCAGTCTCCAACAACCGGAGCTCAAGCCCCGGTGAAGGAGGACTTTTTGATCATCACTCTTTGTTCTCATCGAATTCAGAATCTGGATCAGTTGATGAGAAGCTGAATTTGATGTCCGAGACAAGCATGTTCAAAGGTGAGAGCAAGCCAGACATAGACATGGAAGCTACacctactactactactactgaTGATCAAGGCTCGTTGTCATTGATCGAGAAATGGTTGTTTGATGATCAAGGCTTGGTTCAGTGTGATGATAGTCAAGAAGATCTCATCGACGTGTCTTTAGAGGAGTTAAAATAA
- the MYB31 gene encoding myb domain protein 31, translating into MIIHLQALLGNRWAAIASYLPQRTDNDIKNYWNTHLKKKLVMMKFQNGIINENKTNLATDISSCNNNNNGCNHNKRTTNKGQWEKKLQTDINMAKQALFQALSLDQPSSLIPPDPDSPKPHHHSTTTYASSTDNISKLLQNWTSSSSSKPNTSSVSNNRSSSPGEGGLFDHHSLFSSNSESGSVDEKLNLMSETSMFKGESKPDIDMEATPTTTTTDDQGSLSLIEKWLFDDQGLVQCDDSQEDLIDVSLEELK; encoded by the exons atgatcatCCACCTTCAAGCTCTTTTGGGAAATAG ATGGGCAGCTATAGCATCATATCTACCTCAGAGGACCGACAATGATATCAAGAACTACTGGAACACTCATCTTAAAAAGAAActagtgatgatgaagtttCAAAATGGTATCATcaacgaaaacaaaaccaatctgGCAACAGATATTTCGTCTTgtaataataacaacaatgGATGTAATCACAACAAAAGGACCACCAACAAAGGCCAATGGGAGAAAAAACTTCAAACAGACATCAACATGGCCAAACAAGCCTTATTCCAAGCCTTGTCACTTGACCAACCATCTTCATTGATCCCTCCCGATCCTGACTCACCAAAACCTCATCATCATTCTACCACCACTTATGCCTCAAGCACAGATAACATCTCTAAATTACTCCAGAACTGGACAAGCTCATCATCGTCAAAGCCTAACACTTCATCAGTCTCCAACAACCGGAGCTCAAGCCCCGGTGAAGGAGGACTTTTTGATCATCACTCTTTGTTCTCATCGAATTCAGAATCTGGATCAGTTGATGAGAAGCTGAATTTGATGTCCGAGACAAGCATGTTCAAAGGTGAGAGCAAGCCAGACATAGACATGGAAGCTACacctactactactactactgaTGATCAAGGCTCGTTGTCATTGATCGAGAAATGGTTGTTTGATGATCAAGGCTTGGTTCAGTGTGATGATAGTCAAGAAGATCTCATCGACGTGTCTTTAGAGGAGTTAAAATAA
- the MYB31 gene encoding myb domain protein 31: MSTLKIRWAAIASYLPQRTDNDIKNYWNTHLKKKLVMMKFQNGIINENKTNLATDISSCNNNNNGCNHNKRTTNKGQWEKKLQTDINMAKQALFQALSLDQPSSLIPPDPDSPKPHHHSTTTYASSTDNISKLLQNWTSSSSSKPNTSSVSNNRSSSPGEGGLFDHHSLFSSNSESGSVDEKLNLMSETSMFKGESKPDIDMEATPTTTTTDDQGSLSLIEKWLFDDQGLVQCDDSQEDLIDVSLEELK, encoded by the coding sequence ATGTCCACTTTGAAAATAAGATGGGCAGCTATAGCATCATATCTACCTCAGAGGACCGACAATGATATCAAGAACTACTGGAACACTCATCTTAAAAAGAAActagtgatgatgaagtttCAAAATGGTATCATcaacgaaaacaaaaccaatctgGCAACAGATATTTCGTCTTgtaataataacaacaatgGATGTAATCACAACAAAAGGACCACCAACAAAGGCCAATGGGAGAAAAAACTTCAAACAGACATCAACATGGCCAAACAAGCCTTATTCCAAGCCTTGTCACTTGACCAACCATCTTCATTGATCCCTCCCGATCCTGACTCACCAAAACCTCATCATCATTCTACCACCACTTATGCCTCAAGCACAGATAACATCTCTAAATTACTCCAGAACTGGACAAGCTCATCATCGTCAAAGCCTAACACTTCATCAGTCTCCAACAACCGGAGCTCAAGCCCCGGTGAAGGAGGACTTTTTGATCATCACTCTTTGTTCTCATCGAATTCAGAATCTGGATCAGTTGATGAGAAGCTGAATTTGATGTCCGAGACAAGCATGTTCAAAGGTGAGAGCAAGCCAGACATAGACATGGAAGCTACacctactactactactactgaTGATCAAGGCTCGTTGTCATTGATCGAGAAATGGTTGTTTGATGATCAAGGCTTGGTTCAGTGTGATGATAGTCAAGAAGATCTCATCGACGTGTCTTTAGAGGAGTTAAAATAA
- the MIF1 gene encoding mini zinc finger 1 — translation MMKKRQMVIKQRSRNSNTSSSWTTTSSSSSSSEISNVRYVECQKNHAANIGGYAVDGCREFMAAGVEGTVDALRCAACGCHRNFHRKEVDTEVVCGM, via the exons atgatgaagaagagacagaTGGTAATCAAGCAGAGATCAAGAAACTCCAACACATCTTCCTCTTGGACTACtacttcgtcttcttcttcttcctccgagATCAGTAACGTCCGTTACGTGGAGTGTCAGAAGAATCACGCTGCTAACATCGGAGGCTACGCCGTCGACGGTTGCCGTGAGTTCATGGCCGCCGGAGTTGAAGGAACCGTTGATGCTTTGAGATGCGCGGCTTGTGGTTGTCACCGGAATTTTCACCGGAAGGAAGTTGATACTGAGGTTGTTT GTGGCATGTAA
- the MIF1 gene encoding mini zinc finger 1 (mini zinc finger 1 (MIF1); FUNCTIONS IN: DNA binding, sequence-specific DNA binding transcription factor activity; INVOLVED IN: in 7 processes; LOCATED IN: chloroplast; EXPRESSED IN: 8 plant structures; EXPRESSED DURING: seedling growth, 4 anthesis, petal differentiation and expansion stage; CONTAINS InterPro DOMAIN/s: ZF-HD homeobox protein, Cys/His-rich dimerisation domain (InterPro:IPR006456); BEST Arabidopsis thaliana protein match is: mini zinc finger (TAIR:AT1G18835.1); Has 423 Blast hits to 423 proteins in 28 species: Archae - 0; Bacteria - 0; Metazoa - 0; Fungi - 0; Plants - 423; Viruses - 0; Other Eukaryotes - 0 (source: NCBI BLink).), with the protein MMKKRQMVIKQRSRNSNTSSSWTTTSSSSSSSEISNVRYVECQKNHAANIGGYAVDGCREFMAAGVEGTVDALRCAACGCHRNFHRKEVDTEVVCEYSPPNA; encoded by the coding sequence atgatgaagaagagacagaTGGTAATCAAGCAGAGATCAAGAAACTCCAACACATCTTCCTCTTGGACTACtacttcgtcttcttcttcttcctccgagATCAGTAACGTCCGTTACGTGGAGTGTCAGAAGAATCACGCTGCTAACATCGGAGGCTACGCCGTCGACGGTTGCCGTGAGTTCATGGCCGCCGGAGTTGAAGGAACCGTTGATGCTTTGAGATGCGCGGCTTGTGGTTGTCACCGGAATTTTCACCGGAAGGAAGTTGATACTGAGGTTGTTTGTGAGTATTCTCCACCTAACGCTTGA
- the GASA6 gene encoding Gibberellin-regulated family protein (Gibberellin-regulated family protein; FUNCTIONS IN: molecular_function unknown; INVOLVED IN: in 6 processes; LOCATED IN: endomembrane system; EXPRESSED IN: 21 plant structures; EXPRESSED DURING: 13 growth stages; CONTAINS InterPro DOMAIN/s: Gibberellin regulated protein (InterPro:IPR003854); BEST Arabidopsis thaliana protein match is: GAST1 protein homolog 4 (TAIR:AT5G15230.1); Has 479 Blast hits to 479 proteins in 44 species: Archae - 0; Bacteria - 0; Metazoa - 0; Fungi - 0; Plants - 479; Viruses - 0; Other Eukaryotes - 0 (source: NCBI BLink).) yields the protein MAKLITSFLLLTILFTFVCLTMSKEAEYHPESYGPGSLKSYQCGGQCTRRCSNTKYHKPCMFFCQKCCAKCLCVPPGTYGNKQVCPCYNNWKTQQGGPKCP from the exons ATGGCCAAACTCATAACTTCTTTTCTCTTACTCACAATTTTATTCACTTTCGTTTGTCTCACTATGTCAAAAGAAGCTGAGTACCATCCAGAAAGt TATGGACCAGGAAGTCTGAAATCATACC AATGTGGAGGACAATGCACAAGGAGATGTAGCAACACAAAGTATCATAAGCCATGCATGTTCTTCTGCCAAAAGTGTTGTGCTAAATGCCTTTGTGTCCCTCCAGGCACGTACGGCAACAAACAAGTGTGTCCTTGTTACAACAACTGGAAGACTCAACAAGGTGGACCAAAATgtccataa